A portion of the Adhaeribacter radiodurans genome contains these proteins:
- a CDS encoding ArnT family glycosyltransferase — translation MPQTLHQATTLIQRTSVQVLLLFVILYATFFQNLQAIEPSLMEARNFTTVREMTQNGNWLIPTLNGEARLAKPPLPTWLTAISVLISGDLYDLVTLRFPAALIASLAVYFLFLLCRQLTSDRLTPFLAALVLATSFSFFNIGRQGTWDIYCHSFMIGAIWLLVKGLQTNGKAYGYFVGAGILLGCSFLSKGPVSFFALLLPFLLSYWYGYGRAGFKKHWFGILLALFICLVLSLAWPLYIYLHEPAKLATNISNESTAWVNRHVKPFWFYLSFPWQAGVWAVFAVAALIIPYARRRIAPFGNYRFLSSWVFICLFLLSLIPEKKERYLLPLLIPLALITAHYIRFLLEAFQQKTTAKSDRFIYTFNSLLFTIISLGVPVLLYWFAFSKNIVSLSAFAVSSIFFIGLGICFLLALKKKNFGLFLGGTVGVHILSLFTLLPNYQNMFYPVKNYVGLDKVREQRNLDALPFYALHNISPEHIWELGKKVDTITVVNQKLELPASLPIALFSRDSLSTAMLPEANLSLEKLAQYQYDRRHPERVYHLYLISK, via the coding sequence ATGCCGCAAACGCTACATCAAGCCACAACTTTAATCCAGAGAACTTCCGTTCAGGTACTCCTTCTCTTTGTTATTTTATACGCTACCTTTTTTCAGAATTTACAAGCCATAGAGCCGTCGTTAATGGAGGCCCGCAATTTTACAACGGTGCGCGAAATGACCCAAAACGGAAATTGGCTTATTCCTACTTTAAACGGAGAAGCGCGTTTAGCAAAACCTCCATTACCTACGTGGTTAACGGCTATTTCGGTATTAATTTCCGGAGATTTGTATGATTTAGTAACCTTGCGGTTTCCGGCTGCCTTAATTGCTAGTTTAGCCGTTTATTTTCTTTTTCTACTTTGCCGGCAACTTACTTCCGACCGCCTTACGCCTTTTTTGGCAGCCCTGGTATTAGCTACTTCTTTTTCGTTCTTTAACATTGGGCGGCAAGGTACCTGGGATATTTATTGTCATTCCTTTATGATTGGAGCAATTTGGTTATTGGTAAAAGGATTGCAAACCAACGGAAAGGCTTACGGTTATTTTGTGGGTGCCGGGATTTTGCTGGGTTGTTCTTTTTTGAGTAAAGGCCCCGTTTCATTTTTTGCTTTATTACTTCCTTTTCTGCTTAGTTATTGGTATGGTTACGGCAGGGCTGGCTTTAAAAAGCATTGGTTTGGTATTTTGCTGGCTTTATTCATTTGCCTGGTACTTAGTTTAGCCTGGCCCTTGTACATTTATTTACATGAACCCGCTAAGCTCGCCACCAATATATCCAATGAGAGTACCGCTTGGGTAAACCGGCACGTAAAACCTTTTTGGTTTTATCTTAGCTTTCCATGGCAGGCCGGTGTTTGGGCTGTATTTGCCGTAGCCGCTCTTATTATTCCGTACGCCCGACGGCGCATTGCCCCTTTCGGAAATTATCGTTTTTTGAGTAGTTGGGTATTTATTTGTTTGTTTTTGCTATCCCTAATTCCCGAAAAAAAAGAAAGATATTTATTGCCATTACTAATACCGCTGGCTTTAATAACGGCGCATTATATTCGTTTTCTGCTGGAAGCATTTCAACAAAAAACTACGGCCAAATCCGATCGGTTTATTTATACTTTTAATAGTCTGTTATTTACTATTATTTCCTTGGGAGTGCCGGTTTTATTGTACTGGTTTGCTTTTTCAAAGAATATTGTTTCTTTAAGTGCCTTTGCTGTAAGTAGCATATTTTTTATAGGATTAGGAATTTGCTTTTTACTGGCTTTAAAAAAGAAGAATTTTGGCTTGTTTCTGGGGGGAACCGTAGGAGTACATATTTTAAGCTTGTTTACCCTTTTGCCCAATTACCAGAATATGTTTTATCCGGTTAAAAACTACGTAGGTTTAGATAAAGTAAGAGAGCAGAGAAATTTAGATGCATTACCTTTTTATGCGCTTCACAATATATCGCCGGAACATATTTGGGAATTAGGGAAAAAGGTAGATACCATAACAGTGGTAAACCAAAAATTAGAACTCCCTGCTAGTTTACCCATAGCTCTCTTTTCGCGCGATTCACTTTCAACAGCTATGTTACCAGAAGCTAATTTAAGCCTGGAGAAATTAGCCCAATACCAATACGACCGTCGCCATCCGGAAAGAGTGTATCATTTATACTTAATATCGAAATAG
- a CDS encoding lipid-A-disaccharide synthase N-terminal domain-containing protein, whose protein sequence is MTKTDYFIYGIGLLAQLLFSARLLLQWIQSEKAGKVLSPASFWTTSIIASILLMIYGALREDVVVIGGQVISYFIYLRNLKLKNLWSEVPFVIRWLAILFPFFTFAWLFLYDNYTWNHLLEHNKISGALIAWGGLGQVVFTLRFVYQWYFSERLQQSVIPNGFWLISLVGSLMIMSYAVIRLDPVLFIGQIFGVVVYIRNFIIGTREKSSSKVIQQQKSEAEPTASARKAIP, encoded by the coding sequence ATGACTAAAACCGATTATTTTATTTATGGCATTGGATTATTAGCCCAATTATTATTTTCGGCCCGGCTTTTACTGCAGTGGATTCAATCTGAAAAAGCCGGTAAAGTTTTGTCTCCTGCTTCTTTCTGGACCACCAGTATTATTGCATCCATTTTGCTAATGATTTACGGAGCCTTGCGGGAGGACGTAGTGGTAATAGGAGGGCAGGTAATTTCTTATTTTATTTATTTACGCAATTTAAAACTGAAAAATCTTTGGTCCGAAGTGCCATTTGTTATTAGGTGGCTCGCTATACTTTTTCCTTTTTTTACGTTCGCCTGGTTATTTTTATACGATAATTATACCTGGAATCACTTACTGGAACATAATAAAATATCGGGGGCTTTAATTGCCTGGGGCGGCTTGGGCCAGGTAGTATTTACCCTGCGCTTTGTGTATCAATGGTATTTTTCCGAACGGCTGCAACAATCTGTTATTCCAAACGGCTTTTGGTTAATTAGTTTGGTTGGGAGTTTAATGATTATGTCATATGCAGTTATCCGGTTAGATCCGGTTCTATTTATCGGACAGATATTTGGCGTGGTAGTGTACATCCGTAATTTTATTATTGGTACCCGGGAAAAATCCAGTTCTAAAGTTATCCAACAGCAAAAAAGCGAAGCAGAACCAACTGCATCTGCTAGAAAAGCTATTCCTTAA
- a CDS encoding glycosyltransferase: MNLASSLRAESSLTIIVPVFNEEECLQPFSEAMDAFLEKSPMPTQVLFVNDGSRDESLARIKQICASKTGYNYISLDKNYGLSTAFKAGIDYSTSTYIGYIDSDLQTSPLDFLLFFPYLPEYQMVNGIRQKRKDTFVKKISSKIANNFRRRMIQDGIADTGCPLKIMDAAYAKRVPFFTGMHRFLPALFQLQGGKVKQIPVQHFERLAGYSKYHLFNRLWGPLQDTFAFRWMRKRYIRYQIADQFQKEMLHPHHD; the protein is encoded by the coding sequence ATGAACCTAGCCTCCAGTCTTCGGGCTGAATCCTCTTTAACTATAATTGTTCCGGTATTTAACGAAGAAGAATGCCTGCAGCCCTTCAGTGAAGCCATGGATGCTTTCCTGGAAAAATCACCGATGCCTACGCAAGTACTTTTTGTGAACGATGGTTCCCGGGATGAGAGTTTGGCTAGGATTAAACAAATTTGTGCTAGTAAAACCGGCTACAATTATATTTCGCTGGATAAGAATTATGGACTTAGCACCGCTTTTAAAGCTGGAATTGACTATTCTACAAGTACTTACATTGGCTACATCGACTCTGATTTACAAACTTCACCTTTAGATTTTCTGCTTTTTTTCCCTTACCTACCCGAGTATCAAATGGTAAATGGTATACGGCAAAAGCGGAAAGACACCTTCGTAAAGAAAATATCTTCTAAAATTGCTAATAATTTCCGGCGTCGGATGATTCAGGATGGAATTGCTGATACAGGATGTCCGTTGAAAATTATGGATGCGGCATACGCAAAGCGGGTTCCTTTTTTTACCGGCATGCATCGTTTTTTACCCGCTTTGTTTCAGTTACAAGGGGGCAAAGTAAAGCAAATACCGGTGCAGCATTTCGAGCGACTAGCGGGTTATTCTAAATACCATTTATTTAATCGGTTGTGGGGACCTTTGCAAGATACTTTTGCTTTCCGGTGGATGCGCAAGCGTTATATCCGGTACCAAATAGCCGATCAATTCCAGAAAGAAATGCTGCATCCTCACCATGACTAA
- a CDS encoding NAD-dependent epimerase/dehydratase family protein, translating into MNKLKRILITGSAGFIGHHLLLALSELPVTIVGLDSVNDYYDPQLKAGRLHLQGFDLDLIKYNTLTVSQGKANISFIKLDLTDEPALTTLFQEQDFDVVIHLAAQAGVRHSLKDPKSYVASNLVGFANILECCRHFKIKHLLFASSSSVYGNNQKIPFSVQDRTDTPVSFYAATKKANEVMAHSYAHLYQLPITGMRFFTVYGPWGRPDMAYFSFAKAIQEQTPIKIYNHGNMLRDFTYVDDVIQSIIRLVDLPPKAEEGRVVPYKLFNIGNSQPEHLMELVTILERLLQKKAILDLQPMPPGDVPATFADVQDLIDATDFRPLTSLETGLTHFIKWYTSYYQKQFLTVS; encoded by the coding sequence ATGAATAAACTGAAGCGTATTTTAATTACCGGAAGTGCCGGATTTATCGGTCATCATCTTCTGCTTGCGCTCTCCGAATTGCCGGTTACCATTGTTGGTTTAGATTCCGTTAATGATTATTACGATCCGCAATTAAAAGCCGGACGTTTACATTTGCAAGGCTTTGATCTGGACTTGATTAAATATAATACTTTAACGGTAAGTCAGGGTAAAGCAAATATTTCTTTTATTAAGCTGGATTTAACCGATGAACCTGCTTTAACCACGCTCTTTCAGGAACAAGATTTTGATGTAGTAATTCATTTGGCTGCCCAGGCGGGGGTACGGCATAGTTTAAAAGATCCGAAATCGTACGTGGCGAGCAATTTAGTAGGTTTTGCTAATATACTCGAATGTTGCCGTCACTTTAAAATCAAACATTTACTATTTGCCTCTTCCAGTTCGGTGTACGGCAATAATCAAAAAATACCTTTTTCTGTTCAGGACCGAACAGACACGCCGGTTTCGTTTTATGCTGCTACTAAAAAAGCCAATGAAGTAATGGCGCATAGCTACGCCCACTTGTACCAACTACCCATTACCGGGATGCGTTTTTTTACGGTTTACGGTCCTTGGGGGCGGCCCGATATGGCTTATTTTTCATTTGCTAAAGCTATTCAGGAGCAAACGCCCATTAAAATTTATAACCACGGGAACATGCTCCGGGATTTCACTTACGTAGATGATGTTATTCAAAGTATTATTCGCCTAGTAGATTTGCCGCCGAAGGCCGAAGAAGGCCGGGTGGTTCCGTACAAATTGTTTAATATTGGAAACAGCCAGCCGGAGCATTTAATGGAACTGGTAACTATTCTGGAGCGATTACTGCAAAAAAAAGCCATTCTGGATTTACAACCAATGCCGCCCGGCGATGTACCTGCTACTTTCGCCGATGTTCAGGATTTAATAGACGCTACGGATTTCAGGCCACTTACTTCTTTAGAAACCGGTTTAACTCACTTTATTAAGTGGTATACCAGTTATTATCAAAAGCAATTTCTGACAGTGAGTTAA
- a CDS encoding dihydrofolate reductase family protein, with product MRKLKLYIAASLDGKIARKDDSIDWLPDPNAGEDYGYEAFLAEIDTLVMGYKTYEICLKLGEWPYEGKKTYVFTRDLTKPHIPQVELINQNPVDFTKDLLQQSGKDIWLVGGGEINTLLHDAGLIDSYIIAFIPLILGEGIELLPQVQQQQNLKLTKHQVYDNGVVLLYLEKP from the coding sequence ATGAGAAAACTGAAATTGTATATTGCTGCTAGCCTGGATGGAAAAATTGCCCGCAAAGATGATTCTATTGATTGGTTACCAGACCCTAATGCCGGTGAAGATTACGGTTACGAAGCCTTCTTAGCCGAAATAGATACCTTGGTAATGGGTTACAAAACCTACGAAATCTGTTTGAAATTAGGCGAGTGGCCTTATGAAGGAAAAAAAACCTACGTTTTTACCCGTGATTTAACTAAACCTCATATTCCGCAGGTAGAATTAATTAATCAAAACCCAGTAGATTTTACAAAAGATTTACTCCAGCAGTCCGGTAAAGATATATGGTTAGTAGGTGGCGGTGAAATTAATACCTTGTTGCACGATGCAGGTTTAATAGATTCGTACATCATTGCTTTTATTCCGCTCATTTTAGGAGAAGGAATTGAATTATTGCCTCAGGTGCAGCAGCAGCAAAATCTAAAATTAACAAAACACCAGGTGTATGATAACGGTGTGGTTTTGCTTTATTTAGAAAAACCTTAG
- a CDS encoding M1 family metallopeptidase — protein MKKRFLTFLCIASLSTAASAQNLSNPESNHGNKFEQLGTMIQDPNMYRSASGAPGPRYWQQRADYDINVDLDDQKQLITGSETVTYYNNSPDPLTYIWLQLDENEHNLKSDNQKFEESSMKEKMSIADVKEIMGHNQDLGVKIQSLTDGSGKTLKYTINQTMLRIELPKTLKPGERFKFKVAWNYNISDRMTIGGRGGYEYFPEDGNYLYTISQWYPRLAVYSDFQGWQNKQFTGRGEFALTFGNFKVNITVPADHVVGATGECQNYSKVLTAAQMKRWNQSKNAANPVEVVTKEEMTQALKSKATKKKTWTYVASNVRDFAFVSSRRLVWDAMGTNVEGKKVMAMSYYGPEAYPLYNRYSTKVVAHTLKSYSKHSIAYPYPVAISVEAANGMEYPMICFNYGRAEKDGTYSEATKYGMIGVIIHEVGHNFFPMIVNSDERQWTWMDEGLNTFLQYLTEQAWDNNYPSQRGPAHKIADYMRLPKEQLEPIMTNSENIVRFGPNAYAKPATALNILRETVMGRELFDYAFKQYSRRWAFKHPTPADFFRTMEDASAVDLDWFWRGWFYGIDPVDIAISNVKYYRMDTKNPEVENLEAKATREKAEFNIGRERNRQEGTKFAVEQDTSLQDFYNKWDRFAVTPASKSAFNEFHAGLSPEEKALYDTKTNFYEVEFTNLGGLVMPLILEWTYADGSKETERISAYIWRKNENKITKVFAKAKEVKSLRLDPYRETGDIEENNNAWPAEYAPSKFELFKQKTAPRGSSTGPNPMQQSRPANNQNQ, from the coding sequence ATGAAAAAACGCTTTTTAACCTTCCTTTGTATTGCCAGCTTAAGTACCGCAGCTTCGGCGCAAAACCTGAGTAATCCGGAGTCTAATCACGGGAATAAATTTGAGCAATTGGGTACGATGATTCAGGATCCCAATATGTACCGCTCAGCCTCCGGGGCTCCTGGTCCCCGTTATTGGCAACAACGCGCCGACTACGATATCAACGTAGACTTGGACGACCAAAAACAACTCATTACGGGTTCCGAAACGGTAACGTATTACAATAATTCCCCCGATCCGCTTACTTACATCTGGCTGCAACTCGACGAAAACGAACATAACCTAAAGAGCGATAACCAGAAGTTTGAAGAAAGCAGCATGAAAGAAAAAATGTCTATTGCGGACGTTAAAGAAATCATGGGGCACAACCAAGATTTGGGGGTTAAAATTCAAAGTTTAACTGATGGAAGTGGCAAAACATTAAAGTACACCATTAACCAAACCATGTTGCGCATAGAATTGCCCAAAACATTAAAACCTGGGGAGCGCTTCAAGTTTAAGGTGGCTTGGAACTATAACATCTCTGACCGTATGACCATTGGTGGAAGAGGTGGTTATGAGTATTTCCCGGAAGATGGTAATTACTTATACACCATTTCGCAATGGTATCCCCGTTTAGCGGTTTATTCCGATTTTCAAGGTTGGCAAAATAAACAGTTTACTGGTCGCGGCGAATTTGCTCTTACGTTTGGTAATTTTAAAGTAAACATTACGGTACCCGCCGACCACGTAGTAGGAGCCACCGGCGAATGTCAGAACTATAGCAAAGTGCTAACGGCGGCCCAGATGAAGCGATGGAACCAGTCAAAAAATGCGGCGAATCCGGTTGAAGTTGTGACGAAAGAGGAAATGACGCAAGCCTTAAAAAGCAAAGCTACCAAGAAGAAAACCTGGACGTATGTAGCCAGCAATGTGCGGGATTTTGCTTTTGTTTCGTCGCGCCGCCTGGTTTGGGATGCCATGGGCACCAACGTTGAAGGTAAAAAGGTAATGGCCATGTCTTACTACGGACCGGAAGCTTACCCACTGTATAACCGTTACTCTACGAAAGTGGTAGCGCATACTTTAAAATCGTACTCTAAGCATAGTATTGCTTATCCTTATCCGGTAGCTATTTCGGTGGAGGCAGCAAATGGAATGGAATACCCGATGATTTGCTTTAATTACGGCCGGGCCGAAAAAGATGGTACTTACTCTGAAGCTACCAAATATGGCATGATTGGGGTTATTATTCACGAAGTAGGTCATAATTTCTTCCCGATGATTGTAAATTCCGATGAGCGCCAATGGACCTGGATGGATGAAGGATTAAATACTTTCTTGCAATATTTAACGGAGCAAGCCTGGGATAACAACTATCCATCGCAGCGCGGACCAGCCCACAAAATTGCAGATTACATGCGCTTGCCCAAAGAACAGTTAGAGCCTATCATGACGAACTCGGAAAATATAGTTCGTTTCGGTCCTAACGCTTACGCCAAACCTGCTACTGCTTTAAATATTTTACGGGAAACAGTAATGGGCCGGGAATTATTTGATTATGCTTTTAAACAATATTCCCGCCGGTGGGCCTTCAAACATCCTACTCCCGCCGACTTTTTCCGGACTATGGAAGATGCATCAGCTGTAGATTTAGATTGGTTTTGGCGGGGCTGGTTCTATGGAATAGATCCGGTGGATATTGCTATTTCCAACGTGAAGTATTATCGGATGGATACCAAGAATCCGGAGGTGGAAAATCTGGAAGCCAAGGCTACTCGCGAGAAAGCTGAATTTAATATTGGCCGCGAACGTAATCGGCAGGAGGGAACCAAATTTGCGGTAGAGCAAGATACTTCTTTACAGGACTTTTATAACAAGTGGGATCGATTTGCGGTAACCCCGGCTTCTAAATCTGCTTTTAACGAGTTTCACGCTGGTTTAAGTCCTGAAGAAAAAGCCTTATACGATACCAAAACCAATTTTTACGAAGTAGAATTTACTAATTTAGGTGGTTTGGTAATGCCATTAATTTTGGAATGGACGTATGCTGATGGTTCAAAAGAAACCGAACGTATTTCGGCGTATATCTGGCGTAAAAACGAAAACAAAATCACGAAGGTATTTGCGAAAGCCAAAGAAGTGAAAAGCCTGCGGTTAGATCCATACCGCGAAACCGGTGATATTGAAGAAAATAACAATGCTTGGCCAGCGGAGTATGCTCCTTCTAAGTTTGAATTATTCAAGCAGAAAACGGCTCCCCGCGGCTCTTCTACCGGACCCAACCCGATGCAGCAAAGTCGCCCCGCGAACAATCAAAATCAGTAA
- a CDS encoding HupE/UreJ family protein, with the protein MQDFSLYFALGWEHILDWQGYDHILFVCALCGVYALPDWRKVFVLVTAFTLGHSVTLALSVLNKIKVPTELVEFLIPVTIVFTCLSNILRKKKSAALIRFNYLMAMLFGLIHGLGFSNYLKSLLGRNSNILAELFSFNLGLEMGQIIIVLTILFLSFIFTEIVKTPRREWNLFLSSAIFGVAFTMAIERLANLMQ; encoded by the coding sequence ATGCAAGATTTTTCTTTATACTTTGCGTTAGGTTGGGAACATATTTTAGACTGGCAAGGGTATGATCATATTTTATTTGTTTGCGCCCTTTGCGGAGTATATGCCTTACCCGATTGGCGGAAAGTATTCGTATTAGTTACGGCCTTTACATTGGGTCATTCCGTAACATTGGCGCTAAGTGTTTTAAATAAAATTAAAGTACCTACCGAATTAGTAGAATTCCTGATTCCGGTTACTATTGTATTTACCTGTTTATCTAATATTCTGCGAAAAAAAAAATCGGCAGCCCTTATCCGGTTTAACTATTTAATGGCCATGTTGTTTGGTCTTATTCATGGTCTGGGATTTTCGAATTATCTTAAGAGTTTACTAGGGCGTAATTCAAACATTTTAGCGGAATTATTTAGCTTTAACCTAGGTTTAGAAATGGGTCAAATAATCATTGTTTTAACTATTCTGTTTTTATCTTTTATCTTTACCGAAATTGTTAAAACTCCGCGGCGGGAATGGAATTTATTTCTGTCGTCGGCAATATTTGGTGTAGCTTTTACCATGGCTATAGAACGCCTGGCCAATTTGATGCAATAA
- a CDS encoding DUF6702 family protein, producing the protein MLSYIFITFLYLSSFIHPFFVSVTEIRHNEKSKSLEISSRIFFDDLEKTLEKKYQVQINIIKPTDAKQVNDLIADYLQHQLQLRVDGKLVKLKYLGYEIEEDAAWCYLEVPQTTTVKRLEIADSILFDQHPEQQNMVHVTVGKQRQSTKLDNPDSKYTFNF; encoded by the coding sequence ATGCTATCGTATATTTTTATTACTTTTCTTTATTTAAGTTCTTTCATTCATCCTTTTTTCGTGAGTGTCACCGAGATCCGGCACAATGAAAAAAGTAAAAGTCTGGAAATAAGCAGCCGGATATTTTTTGATGATTTAGAAAAAACTTTAGAAAAAAAATACCAGGTTCAGATTAACATTATTAAACCGACTGACGCAAAACAAGTAAATGATTTAATAGCGGATTATTTGCAACATCAACTGCAACTTAGGGTTGATGGTAAATTAGTTAAGCTGAAGTATTTGGGTTATGAAATTGAAGAAGATGCTGCCTGGTGCTACCTGGAAGTACCGCAAACCACAACGGTAAAACGCCTGGAAATAGCCGATTCCATTTTATTTGACCAGCACCCGGAACAGCAAAACATGGTGCATGTTACAGTAGGCAAACAACGCCAGAGCACGAAGCTAGATAACCCCGATAGTAAGTATACTTTTAATTTTTGA
- a CDS encoding DUF1501 domain-containing protein → MCHHHHHQQVASQMNRREFLTRTSLAGVGIAALSSLLPNNVFADTNPKPILPHFAPKAKRIIYLFQSGGPSQLELFDYKPKLKQLFGQELPASIRGNQRLTGMTSNQKSFPLAMGKFQFAQHGKSQAWVSELLPHTAKIVDDLCFIKSMHTEAINHDPAVTFIQTGSQQAGRPSFGSWLSYGLGSENQNLPAFVVLLSRAREGDQPLYAKLWGNGFLPSEHQGVIFRSGDNPVFYLNNPGGMDKVSRRRMLDHLAKLHQAQVKHVLDEEINSRISQYEMAYRMQSSVPATLDISKEPEYIYDMYGEESKKPGTFAANCLLARRLIEKDVRFVQLYHQGWDQHGNLPNDIKLMAKSVDQASAALIKDLKQRGLLDETLVIWGGEFGRTNYSQGKLTPENYGRDHHPRCYTIFMAGAGIKKGISYGETDEFGYNIVKNPVHVHDFQATVLHLLGIDHEQLIFKNQGRRYRLTDVAGKVVKDILA, encoded by the coding sequence ATGTGCCATCACCACCATCACCAGCAAGTTGCCAGCCAAATGAACAGGCGGGAATTTCTAACCCGTACCAGCCTCGCCGGCGTGGGCATTGCTGCTTTATCTTCTTTACTACCCAACAACGTTTTTGCCGATACTAATCCAAAGCCCATATTGCCTCATTTTGCTCCTAAAGCAAAGCGAATTATTTACTTATTTCAGAGCGGTGGGCCCTCGCAATTAGAATTGTTTGATTATAAACCCAAGCTTAAACAACTTTTCGGACAAGAACTACCGGCTTCTATTCGGGGTAATCAACGCTTAACCGGCATGACCTCTAACCAGAAATCATTTCCGTTGGCCATGGGTAAATTCCAGTTTGCGCAGCACGGAAAAAGCCAAGCCTGGGTTTCGGAATTGTTGCCCCATACTGCCAAAATTGTGGATGATTTATGTTTTATTAAATCCATGCACACCGAGGCTATCAACCACGACCCGGCAGTTACATTTATTCAGACGGGTAGCCAGCAAGCGGGTAGACCTAGTTTCGGTTCGTGGCTGAGTTATGGTTTGGGCAGCGAAAATCAGAATTTGCCGGCTTTCGTGGTATTACTTTCCCGAGCCAGGGAGGGAGATCAGCCACTTTATGCTAAGCTTTGGGGGAATGGTTTCTTGCCTTCGGAACACCAGGGCGTTATTTTCCGGTCAGGGGATAATCCAGTATTTTATCTGAACAATCCGGGTGGCATGGATAAAGTAAGCCGCCGCCGTATGCTCGACCATTTAGCTAAACTGCACCAGGCCCAGGTTAAACACGTTCTCGACGAAGAAATAAATTCCCGCATTTCGCAATACGAAATGGCTTACCGGATGCAAAGCTCGGTACCGGCAACGCTGGATATTAGTAAAGAACCCGAATATATTTACGATATGTACGGGGAAGAATCTAAAAAGCCCGGAACCTTTGCCGCCAATTGTTTACTGGCTCGCCGCCTGATTGAAAAAGATGTGCGTTTTGTACAGTTATATCATCAGGGCTGGGACCAGCACGGTAACTTACCTAACGATATTAAGTTAATGGCAAAGTCGGTAGATCAGGCATCGGCGGCCTTAATTAAAGATTTAAAACAACGGGGTTTATTAGATGAAACTCTGGTAATTTGGGGAGGTGAATTTGGCCGCACCAATTACTCGCAAGGAAAATTAACACCCGAAAACTATGGCCGGGATCACCATCCACGCTGTTACACCATATTTATGGCCGGTGCCGGCATTAAAAAAGGTATATCTTACGGCGAAACCGACGAATTTGGCTATAACATTGTTAAAAACCCGGTTCACGTCCACGATTTTCAAGCTACTGTTTTGCATTTATTAGGTATTGACCACGAACAATTGATTTTTAAAAACCAAGGCCGCCGTTATCGTTTAACGGATGTAGCCGGCAAAGTAGTGAAAGATATTTTGGCCTAA